A region from the Onychostoma macrolepis isolate SWU-2019 chromosome 18, ASM1243209v1, whole genome shotgun sequence genome encodes:
- the LOC131524859 gene encoding extracellular calcium-sensing receptor: MWITLYISLHLFFNGISAASVLTSDTCQLQGRFRLNSMYQDGDVILGGLFQVHFFTVFPDLSFKTEPEPPYCEKFDMESFQQAQTMAFAIDEINKNPNLLPNITLGYHLSDNCVRLGMAFRAAISLVSGTEKSFSNLNCTGPPPVVGIVGDPSSTPSIAISSVLGLFRVPIVSYYATCSCLSDRKKYPSFFRTIPSDAFQVRAMVQILRHFGWTWVGLIYSDDDYGIYAAQSFQQEMQLFGHCVAFSEILPHDNNHRDIHRIIGMIQASTARVVVVFSTSSFLLPLMDEVVSQNMTGRQWIASEAWATAPVYHTPRLLPFLGGTLGIAVRRGEIQGLHDFLLRIRPSNEPRNNMLRIFWENMFRCSYETGGTVKDGEQVKKVCTGQEDLSTTNTPYTDVSGLRAPYNVYKAVYALAHALHDLIQCEKGRGPFSGNGCADITNLKPWQLVHYLQKVNFTTGFGDHVSFDKNGDALAIYDVLNWQPSSDGSIRIYTVGVVNEEATTGMVLTLDEDAIYWNFETKKPPRSVCSESCPPGTRRATRKGLPVCCFDCLPCGDGEISNTTDAIECTMCPDDFWSNPDKDQCVPKEIEFLSYEDPLGISLTTASLLGTCFCGLVMIVFALHRNTPIVRANNSELSFLLLLSLKLCFLCVLLFIGQPQLWTCQLRHAVFGISFVLCISSILVKTMVVIAVFKSSRPEGKGAMKWFGAVQQRCTVLVLTALQVVICAVWLSTASPTPHKNSQYTRSKIVYECAIGSVAGFSMLLGYIGLLAAASFLLAFLARNLPDNFNEAKFITFSMLIFCAVWIAFVPAYVSSPGKYAVAVEIFAILASSFGLLVAIFAPKCYIILLHPERNTKNAIMGRETQNK; the protein is encoded by the exons ATGTGGATCACTCTGTATATATCTCTACACCTGTTCTTTAACGGTATTTCTGCAGCTTCGGTACTCACATCAGACACATGTCAGCTCCAGGGGCGCTTTCGGCTGAACAGCATGTACCAGGATGGAGACGTTATACTTGGAGGCCTGTTTCAGGTTCATTTCTTCACAGTTTTCCCAGATCTGAGCTTCAAAACAGAACCGGAACCACCATACTGTGAAAA aTTTGATATGGAAAGCTTCCAGCAGGCACAGACCATGGCTTTCGCAATAGATGAGATCAATAAGAATCCAAACCTACTGCCTAACATCACTCTTGGTTACCATCTTTCTGACAACTGTGTGAGACTAGGAATGGCGTTCCGGGCTGCCATATCTTTAGTTAGTGGGACTGAGAAGTCCTTCTCCAACCTCAACTGCACTGGCCCTCCGCCAGTGGTTGGTATTGTGGGTGATCCAAGTTCAACTCCTTCCATTGCAATTTCCAGTGTTCTGGGGCTGTTTCGAGTACCTATA GTTAGTTACTATGCCACCTGCTCCTGTTTGAGTGACAGGAAAAAATACCCCTCTTTCTTCAGAACAATCCCCAGTGATGCCTTCCAGGTGCGGGCTATGGTTCAGATCTTGAGGCATTTTGGATGGACCTGGGTTGGTCTCATCTACAGTGATGATGACTACGGCATTTATGCTGCTCAGTCCTTTCAGCAGGAAATGCAGCTGTTTGGACATTGCGTTGCTTTTTCTGAAATCCTGCCTCATGATAACAACCACAGAGATATTCACAGAATAATAGGAATGATTCAGGCCTCTACAGCTAGAGTGGTGGTTGTTTTTTCCACTTCATCCTTTTTGTTACCTTTGATGGATGAAGTGGTGTCACAGAATATGACAGGCAGGCAGTGGATTGCGAGTGAAGCATGGGCTACTGCACCTGTATACCACACTCCACGTTTACTGCCCTTCCTGGGGGGTACACTGGGCATTGCTGTTAGACGTGGAGAGATCCAGGGGCTTCATGACTTTTTGCTACGTATTCGACCCAGCAATGAACCAAGAAATAATATGCTGAGGATCTTCTGGGAAAACATGTTCAGGTGCAGTTATGAAACTGGGGGTACAGTGAAAGATGGAGAGCAAGTGAAAAAGGTGTGTACAGGACAGGAGGATTTGAGCACCACAAACACGCCATACACTGATGTTTCTGGGTTGAGAGCACCATACAATGTCTATAAGGCAGTTTATGCCCTGGCACATGCACTTCATGACCTGATACAGTGTGAGAAAGGGAGAGGGCCATTCAGTGGGAATGGCTGTGCCGACATAACCAACCTGAAACCCTGGCAG CTGGTTCACTACCTACAGAAAGTGAACTTCACCACAGGCTTTGGGGATCATGTGTCATTTGATAAGAATGGAGATGCTCTGGCCATCTATGATGTGTTGAACTGGCAGCCGAGCTCCGATGGATCAATAAGGATCTACACAGTTGGTGTAGTAAATGAAGAAGCGACAACAGGGATGGTACTCACACTGGATGAGGATGCAATATATTGGAACTTTGAgacaaaaaaa CCCCCAAGGTCTGTGTGCAGTGAGAGCTGCCCCCCAGGAACCAGACGAGCTACACGCAAGGGCCTTCCTGTCTGCTGTTTTGACTGCCTACCATGTGGAGATGGAGAGATTTCAAACACAAcag ATGCTATTGAGTGCACAATGTGTCCAGATGACTTTTGGTCCAATCCAGATAAGGATCAGTGTGTCCCAAAAGAAATAGAGTTTCTGTCCTATGAGGATCCTCTGGGCATCTCTCTGACCACTGCATCTCTGCTTGGCACCTGCTTCTGTGGTCTTGTGATGATCGTCTTCGCTCTTCACCGTAACACTCCCATAGTGCGTGCCAATAATTCAGAGCTCAGCTTCTTGCTGCTGTTATCACTCAAACTGTGTTTTCTGTGTGTACTGTTGTTCATTGGCCAGCCACAGTTGTGGACGTGTCAGTTAAGACATGCTGTGTTTGGCATAAGCTTTGTCCTGTGCATCTCCAGCATTCTGGTTAAGACTATGGTGGTAATAGCTGTGTTCAAGTCATCTCGACCTGAGGGTAAAGGGGCAATGAAATGGTTTGGAGCAGTTCAACAAAGATGCACAGTTCTGGTCCTGACAGCCCTCCAGGTTGTGATATGTGCAGTCTGGCTATCAACTGCCTCTCCAACACCACATAAAAACAGCCAGTATACTCGCTCTAAAATAGTATATGAATGTGCTATTGGCTCAGTGGCTGGTTTTTCCATGCTGCTGGGATACATTGGACTGTTGGCAGCAGCAAGCTTCCTGTTAGCCTTCCTGGCAAGAAATCTTCCAGATAATTTTAATGAAGCAAAGTTCATCACATTTAGCATGTTGATCTTCTGTGCTGTCTGGATTGCGTTTGTTCCAGCATATGTGAGCTCACCAGGGAAATATGCAGTAGCTGTAGAGATTTTTGCCATTTTAGCTTCTAGTTTTGGATTACTGGTGGCCATATTTGCCCCAAAGTGCTACATCATCCTTTTACATCCAGAGAGAAACACTAAAAATGCCATCATGGGcagagaaacacaaaataaatag